From a single Deltaproteobacteria bacterium genomic region:
- a CDS encoding molybdopterin oxidoreductase family protein: MAPRVQRHYAICPLCEATCGIVVDTAGREVVAIRGDDGDAFSRGYICPKATALADLHADPDRLRAPMRREGDRWSPIGWDQAFDEVAGRIADIQRRCGRDALGIYVGNPTVHSLGAMTFGQLFLRRIRTRQRYSATSTDQLPHMLASYLMFGHQLALPVPDIERTDYLLVVGANPVASNGSLMTAPDIKRRIQDIRARGGRVVVVDPRRTETARIADRHLFIRPGADALLLLAMIDTVCSDGRADLGRLAAFTDRVDVLRAAAARFPAEEVADAVGIAAADIRALAREFAAAPRAVAYGRVGVCQQPFGAVAAWLICALNAVTGNLDEPGGAMFPTPAIDLAAIADRAGLRGGYARYRSRVRGLPEFGGELPAATLADEILTPGDGQIRAMIVSAGNPVLSCPNGRRLDEAFASLEFLVCVGPYIDETSRHAHIVLPPTMPLERDHYDIAFGLVQVHQHARFSPAVFDRGADQRHEWEIFAELWRRLDPAARSPLGRAAVAAAAAVARRAGPRALVDAALRFGPHRLRLRDLLDAPSGVDLGPMTPRLVDLLPRDRRRIDLAPATLVADLDRLARAAPSLAAPAGLVLIGRRDLRSNNSWMHNSRRLVKGPPRCTLLIHPDDAAARGLATGDRARVRSRAGAIELPVEVTDDVMPGVVSVPHGWGHDRPGVRLSIAREHAGASVNDITDDTLIDPVSGNAALAGVPVVVEATS; the protein is encoded by the coding sequence CCCGATCGGCTGCGGGCGCCGATGCGGCGCGAGGGCGATCGCTGGTCGCCGATCGGCTGGGACCAGGCGTTCGACGAGGTCGCCGGCCGCATCGCCGACATCCAGCGGCGCTGCGGGCGCGACGCGCTCGGCATCTACGTCGGCAATCCCACTGTTCACAGCCTCGGCGCGATGACTTTCGGCCAGCTATTTCTGCGCCGCATCCGCACGCGCCAGCGCTATTCGGCCACCAGCACCGACCAACTGCCCCACATGCTCGCGAGCTATTTGATGTTCGGCCATCAGCTCGCGCTGCCGGTGCCCGACATCGAGCGCACCGACTATCTACTCGTGGTCGGCGCCAACCCGGTGGCGTCCAACGGCAGCCTGATGACCGCGCCGGACATCAAGCGTCGCATCCAGGACATCCGCGCGCGCGGAGGCCGGGTCGTCGTCGTCGACCCGCGCCGCACCGAGACGGCGCGTATCGCGGACCGCCACCTGTTCATCCGGCCCGGCGCCGACGCGCTGCTGCTGCTCGCGATGATCGACACGGTGTGTTCCGACGGCAGGGCGGACCTGGGCCGACTCGCCGCGTTCACCGATCGCGTCGATGTGCTGCGCGCGGCGGCCGCGCGGTTCCCGGCCGAGGAGGTCGCGGACGCCGTCGGCATCGCCGCCGCCGACATCCGCGCGCTCGCCCGCGAGTTCGCAGCCGCCCCGCGCGCGGTGGCCTACGGCCGCGTGGGCGTGTGCCAGCAGCCGTTCGGCGCGGTCGCCGCGTGGCTAATCTGCGCGCTCAACGCCGTCACCGGCAACCTCGACGAACCGGGCGGCGCCATGTTCCCGACGCCGGCGATCGACCTCGCCGCGATCGCCGACCGCGCGGGGCTGCGCGGCGGCTACGCGCGCTATCGCAGCCGCGTGCGCGGGTTGCCGGAGTTCGGCGGCGAGCTGCCTGCCGCCACGCTGGCCGACGAGATTCTCACGCCGGGCGACGGCCAGATCCGCGCGATGATCGTGTCGGCCGGCAATCCGGTGCTGTCGTGCCCCAACGGTCGCCGACTGGACGAGGCGTTCGCGTCGCTGGAGTTTCTCGTGTGCGTCGGCCCGTACATCGACGAGACGAGCCGGCACGCGCACATCGTCTTGCCGCCGACGATGCCGCTCGAGCGCGACCACTATGACATCGCGTTCGGATTGGTGCAGGTCCATCAACACGCGCGGTTTTCGCCGGCCGTGTTCGACCGCGGCGCCGACCAGCGACACGAGTGGGAAATTTTCGCCGAGTTGTGGCGCCGACTCGACCCGGCCGCGCGCTCGCCGCTGGGCCGTGCGGCCGTCGCCGCCGCGGCCGCCGTCGCGCGTCGCGCCGGACCGCGCGCGCTGGTCGACGCGGCGCTGCGCTTCGGCCCGCACCGCCTGCGCCTGCGCGACCTGCTCGACGCGCCCAGCGGCGTCGACCTCGGGCCGATGACGCCGCGGCTCGTCGACCTGTTGCCGCGCGACCGCCGGCGCATCGACCTCGCCCCCGCGACGCTGGTCGCCGACCTCGACCGCCTCGCGCGCGCGGCGCCGTCGCTCGCGGCGCCGGCGGGCCTCGTGCTCATCGGCCGCCGCGACCTGCGCAGCAACAACTCGTGGATGCACAACAGCCGCCGGCTCGTGAAAGGCCCGCCGCGCTGCACGCTGCTCATCCACCCGGACGACGCCGCCGCGCGCGGGCTCGCGACCGGCGACCGCGCCCGCGTTCGGTCGCGCGCCGGAGCGATCGAACTGCCCGTGGAGGTCACCGACGACGTGATGCCGGGCGTGGTGAGCGTTCCCCACGGCTGGGGGCACGACCGCCCGGGCGTGCGGCTGTCGATCGCGCGCGAGCACGCCGGCGCCAGCGTCAACGACATCACCGACGATACGCTCATCGACCCGGTATCCGGCAACGCGGCCCTCGCGGGCGTGCCGGTCGTCGTGGAGGCCACATCGTGA